The following proteins come from a genomic window of Tindallia californiensis:
- the hisF gene encoding imidazole glycerol phosphate synthase subunit HisF: protein MITKRIIPCLDVNQGRVVKGVNFVNLVDAGDPVEIAAEYDRQGADELVFLDITASNEDRNIILDIVSQTAEQVFIPLTVGGGIRSVDDFRKVLKAGADKVSINSAAVKEPELISRCADRFGNQAVVIAIDVKKDEHGIYYVYARGGRENTGKEAIQWAVESEKKGAGEILLTSMNQDGTKSGYDLEITAQISEAVNIPVIASGGAGSMEDFYKAFTEGKADAALAASLFHFGEIDISQLKRYLKGKGLAIR from the coding sequence ATGATAACAAAAAGAATCATCCCCTGCCTGGATGTTAACCAAGGCAGGGTTGTAAAGGGTGTTAATTTTGTGAACCTGGTAGATGCCGGAGATCCGGTAGAAATAGCTGCTGAATATGATCGGCAAGGAGCCGATGAGCTTGTTTTTTTAGATATTACGGCATCAAATGAAGATCGGAATATAATTCTTGATATTGTTAGTCAAACGGCTGAGCAAGTTTTTATACCGCTAACGGTAGGTGGTGGAATCAGATCTGTCGATGATTTTAGAAAGGTGCTAAAGGCTGGGGCTGACAAAGTATCAATTAATTCAGCGGCTGTAAAAGAGCCGGAATTAATTAGCCGCTGCGCAGATCGTTTTGGAAATCAAGCGGTTGTTATTGCCATTGATGTAAAAAAAGATGAGCATGGAATCTACTACGTTTATGCACGAGGCGGTCGGGAAAATACAGGGAAAGAAGCAATACAGTGGGCAGTAGAGTCTGAAAAAAAAGGTGCCGGAGAAATACTGCTTACCAGTATGAATCAGGATGGCACAAAATCTGGCTACGACTTGGAAATAACCGCACAGATAAGCGAAGCTGTTAATATTCCTGTCATCGCATCTGGTGGGGCAGGATCCATGGAAGATTTCTACAAAGCATTTACAGAAGGAAAGGCAGATGCCGCGTTGGCAGCTTCACTTTTTCATTTTGGAGAGATTGACATCTCTCAGTTGAAGAGGTATCTTAAAGGAAAAGGACTTGCAATTCGATAA
- the hisD gene encoding histidinol dehydrogenase, with product MMRIVDWKDSEGETYLEALQKRQQATNREIEVKVRELLEEVKKKGNSAVLEMTATFDKAHLTEETMKVSSEEIEKAVNKVDKAYLKAIRRAQEKISRFHERQRQLSWFENPETGVTLGQKVTPLECVGIYVPGGTAAYPSSVLMNAVPAKVAGVERIVMTTPPDQEGKVNPVILAAAFIAGVDEIYKIGGAQAIGAMAFGTATLPKVDKITGPGNQYVATAKKMVYGQVDIDMIAGPSEILVIADENADPAYVAADLLSQAEHDELSSAICITTNRLVAEKVLKQLERQLKKLERQAIARKSMENYGGIWVVDSLEKAVSISNRLAPEHLELCVEKPFELLEKIKHAGAIFMGHYSPEPLGDYIAGPNHVLPTEGTARFYSPLSVEDFVKKSSIISYTREAMEKVADDVILMAEEEGLQAHGQAIRIRRR from the coding sequence ATGATGAGAATCGTCGACTGGAAAGATTCGGAAGGAGAAACTTATTTGGAGGCCCTCCAGAAAAGACAGCAAGCAACCAATAGAGAAATAGAGGTCAAGGTTCGGGAATTGTTGGAAGAAGTTAAGAAAAAGGGAAATTCAGCTGTGTTAGAAATGACGGCAACCTTTGATAAAGCTCATTTAACAGAAGAAACCATGAAAGTAAGCTCTGAAGAAATAGAGAAAGCTGTGAACAAAGTAGATAAGGCGTATCTAAAAGCGATTCGACGAGCGCAAGAAAAAATCAGCCGGTTTCATGAGCGTCAACGTCAGCTTTCCTGGTTTGAGAATCCCGAAACTGGCGTCACCTTGGGACAAAAGGTAACGCCTTTAGAATGTGTTGGGATTTATGTTCCTGGTGGTACGGCGGCGTACCCTTCATCCGTGCTGATGAATGCCGTACCAGCAAAAGTGGCTGGAGTAGAAAGAATCGTTATGACAACGCCACCGGATCAAGAAGGTAAAGTAAATCCTGTTATTTTAGCGGCTGCTTTTATAGCAGGAGTTGATGAAATATATAAAATTGGAGGTGCTCAGGCGATTGGAGCCATGGCTTTTGGAACAGCAACGCTTCCGAAAGTAGATAAAATTACTGGTCCGGGCAATCAATATGTGGCAACGGCAAAAAAAATGGTTTATGGGCAGGTAGATATCGATATGATAGCAGGTCCAAGTGAAATATTGGTGATTGCCGATGAAAACGCTGATCCAGCCTATGTAGCCGCTGACTTGCTTTCGCAGGCAGAGCATGACGAATTGTCGTCGGCCATTTGTATCACCACCAATAGACTAGTGGCAGAAAAAGTGCTTAAACAACTAGAAAGACAACTTAAAAAGCTGGAACGACAGGCTATTGCAAGAAAATCCATGGAAAACTATGGTGGCATCTGGGTGGTTGATTCACTGGAAAAAGCAGTTTCAATTTCAAACCGATTAGCCCCAGAACATTTAGAACTTTGTGTAGAGAAACCATTTGAATTATTGGAAAAAATAAAACATGCAGGTGCGATTTTTATGGGCCATTATTCACCAGAACCGCTTGGTGATTATATAGCGGGCCCTAATCATGTATTACCAACGGAAGGAACCGCCCGCTTCTATTCACCTCTTTCAGTGGAGGATTTCGTGAAAAAAAGCAGTATTATATCTTATACTCGGGAAGCTATGGAAAAGGTAGCTGATGATGTGATTCTAATGGCTGAAGAGGAAGGACTTCAAGCTCATGGGCAAGCCATTCGTATAAGAAGACGGTAA
- the hisB gene encoding imidazoleglycerol-phosphate dehydratase HisB, with amino-acid sequence MKSRIGEVSRHTAETKVTILINMDGTGEKEIHSGIGFFDHMLEQIAKHGRMDLRVQAEGDLHVDNHHTVEDIGIVLGQAIREALKDKTNVVRYACVHTPMDEALSRVTLDLSGRPYLHFDVAFQADRTGNFEVQLVREFFRAVAQHAGITLHITTLYGENDHHIIETIFKAFGRAMDEATVVDQRINGPLSTKGSLSDDY; translated from the coding sequence ATGAAAAGTCGCATAGGAGAGGTAAGCAGGCATACAGCGGAAACAAAAGTAACCATACTCATTAACATGGATGGAACAGGTGAAAAAGAGATTCATTCAGGAATTGGTTTTTTTGACCATATGCTTGAACAGATAGCAAAGCATGGACGAATGGACTTAAGAGTACAGGCAGAAGGGGATCTTCACGTTGATAATCATCATACGGTGGAAGACATCGGAATTGTGTTGGGACAAGCTATTAGGGAAGCCTTGAAGGATAAAACCAATGTGGTAAGGTATGCCTGTGTTCATACACCAATGGATGAAGCACTATCCAGAGTCACTTTGGATTTAAGCGGGAGACCATATTTACATTTTGATGTTGCCTTTCAGGCAGATCGTACAGGAAACTTTGAAGTTCAACTGGTACGGGAGTTCTTTAGAGCAGTGGCACAACATGCTGGAATAACCTTACATATTACCACTCTTTATGGAGAAAATGACCATCACATCATAGAAACCATTTTCAAAGCCTTTGGCCGTGCCATGGATGAAGCTACGGTAGTGGATCAGCGAATTAATGGTCCTCTTTCGACGAAAGGAAGTTTATCTGACGACTACTAA
- the pepV gene encoding dipeptidase PepV, whose amino-acid sequence MKDAATIIANDREKIVQTVCDLIRIKSVKSAEMPGKPFGEGVNQALEYMLQEAENIGFKTENVDGYAGHVDYGDGEETVGILVHLDVVPEGEDWVHPPFGGEIHENKIYGRGAIDNKGPAVASLYALKAIKEMGVETKRKIRIIFGTDEESGWKDLEYYFQHYPKPDLGFSPDASFPVIHGEKGIQIFNLLYTIQQDEQPIQLVRIKGGNASNMVADRCEVELSMAENIKQMLGNDLEEFIKKTGYDLELEPAGENMVIKAKGISAHGSRPEKGENAISHLLLFLAQCPGLNESLKKFVTFYEEKIGVEVNGQSIGCGFEDDLSGKLVFNVGKIEMNQHQVTLSVNTRSPITVKAECVFEGVKKELKATGVQLEIEENIDPLYVPVEDELVTQLMEVYRAETGDIKSQPITIGGGTYARALPKAVAFGALFPGQEELAHQKNECIEINDLIKMTLIYAKAIKALVSKK is encoded by the coding sequence ATGAAAGATGCAGCAACAATAATTGCAAATGATCGTGAAAAAATCGTCCAAACGGTATGTGATCTCATCAGAATTAAAAGTGTTAAGTCTGCAGAAATGCCGGGAAAACCCTTCGGTGAAGGTGTTAATCAGGCATTAGAGTACATGTTACAAGAAGCAGAGAATATTGGCTTTAAGACAGAAAATGTGGATGGCTATGCAGGACATGTAGACTATGGAGATGGGGAAGAAACCGTAGGGATACTAGTCCATTTAGATGTTGTTCCGGAAGGTGAAGACTGGGTGCATCCACCTTTTGGAGGAGAAATCCATGAAAATAAGATTTACGGAAGAGGTGCTATCGATAATAAAGGACCAGCCGTAGCTTCTTTATATGCATTAAAAGCGATAAAAGAAATGGGAGTGGAGACTAAGAGAAAAATAAGAATCATTTTTGGTACGGATGAAGAGTCTGGCTGGAAAGATTTGGAATATTATTTTCAACACTATCCGAAACCGGACCTTGGATTTAGCCCGGATGCCTCTTTTCCAGTGATTCATGGAGAAAAAGGGATACAAATATTTAATTTACTATATACCATCCAGCAGGATGAGCAGCCAATACAACTTGTCCGCATCAAAGGCGGAAATGCGTCGAATATGGTAGCTGACCGATGTGAAGTCGAACTATCAATGGCTGAAAATATTAAGCAAATGCTAGGGAACGATTTAGAAGAGTTCATTAAAAAAACAGGATATGATTTAGAACTAGAGCCTGCAGGTGAAAACATGGTTATTAAGGCTAAAGGGATATCAGCCCATGGAAGCAGGCCGGAAAAAGGCGAAAATGCTATTTCTCACTTGCTTTTATTTTTGGCACAATGCCCTGGTTTGAATGAATCATTGAAAAAATTTGTTACTTTTTATGAAGAAAAAATAGGAGTAGAAGTAAATGGTCAGTCAATAGGCTGTGGCTTTGAAGATGATCTTTCAGGAAAACTTGTCTTTAATGTGGGTAAAATAGAGATGAATCAACACCAGGTAACGCTTAGCGTTAACACTCGATCTCCGATTACCGTAAAGGCAGAATGTGTTTTCGAAGGCGTTAAAAAAGAATTAAAGGCAACTGGGGTTCAATTAGAGATCGAGGAAAATATTGACCCTTTATATGTTCCTGTAGAAGATGAACTGGTTACACAATTAATGGAAGTGTATAGAGCTGAAACGGGAGACATTAAAAGTCAGCCCATTACCATTGGAGGCGGAACCTATGCAAGAGCTCTTCCGAAAGCAGTGGCCTTCGGCGCTTTATTTCCTGGACAGGAAGAACTGGCACATCAAAAAAATGAATGCATTGAGATTAATGATCTAATAAAAATGACCTTAATTTATGCAAAAGCCATAAAAGCTTTGGTTAGTAAAAAATAG
- the hisIE gene encoding bifunctional phosphoribosyl-AMP cyclohydrolase/phosphoribosyl-ATP diphosphatase HisIE: MCSDRQGTKEDLSEITDLYFDEDGLIPAIIQEASSGEVLMMAYMNRESLEKTLETGTTWFYSRRRKRLWNKGESSGNQQIVKGIRYDCDGDTLLLQVEQIGVACHTGEKSCFYRELVESDRGSGQQQVLRILEGIIKERRENPKEGSYTNYLFDNGLDKILKKVGEEASEVIIASKNEHSADLIGEISDLIYHMMVLMQEKQITLDDVSEELMYRHQGR, translated from the coding sequence ATGTGCAGTGACAGGCAGGGAACAAAGGAGGATTTATCAGAAATAACAGATTTATATTTTGATGAAGATGGATTAATCCCAGCAATTATTCAGGAAGCTTCTAGCGGCGAAGTGCTTATGATGGCCTATATGAACCGAGAATCACTGGAAAAAACTCTGGAAACCGGGACGACATGGTTTTATAGTCGTAGGCGTAAGCGCTTATGGAATAAGGGAGAATCTTCTGGGAATCAACAAATTGTCAAAGGAATACGTTATGACTGTGATGGAGATACGCTGCTGTTACAAGTAGAGCAGATTGGGGTTGCCTGTCATACAGGAGAAAAAAGCTGCTTTTATCGAGAACTTGTGGAATCAGACAGAGGAAGTGGACAACAACAAGTGCTTAGAATTCTGGAAGGGATCATAAAAGAGCGTCGGGAAAACCCTAAAGAAGGATCCTATACCAACTATCTGTTTGACAACGGTCTGGATAAAATATTGAAAAAAGTAGGAGAAGAAGCGTCAGAAGTGATTATTGCTTCTAAAAATGAACATAGTGCTGATTTAATCGGAGAAATAAGCGACCTGATTTATCATATGATGGTACTGATGCAGGAAAAACAAATTACTCTGGACGATGTTTCTGAAGAACTGATGTATCGCCATCAAGGAAGGTAG
- the hisH gene encoding imidazole glycerol phosphate synthase subunit HisH yields MIAIIDYEMGNLKSVEKAFHRMGFEAEITDKAWKIRDAEALVLPGVGAFPDAMHQLEEKGLVTLIEKEVTSGKLVMGICLGMQVFFDKGYEGGECNGLGFIPGTIQRIPKGVKIPHMGWNRLDIHQKNPILNHIEENTYVYFVHSYYAADVPKEYILAETDYNIEIPAMIQKENIVGVQFHPEKSSKKGLQIIKNFGELSKC; encoded by the coding sequence ATGATTGCTATTATAGATTATGAAATGGGAAATTTGAAAAGTGTCGAAAAAGCCTTTCATCGAATGGGCTTTGAAGCTGAGATAACAGACAAGGCATGGAAAATAAGAGATGCTGAGGCCCTTGTCCTTCCCGGCGTGGGAGCTTTTCCTGATGCAATGCACCAATTGGAAGAAAAAGGGTTAGTGACGTTGATTGAAAAGGAAGTAACTAGCGGTAAATTGGTGATGGGTATTTGTTTAGGGATGCAAGTTTTTTTTGATAAAGGATATGAAGGTGGTGAATGTAACGGGCTTGGTTTCATACCGGGAACAATACAACGAATTCCGAAAGGTGTTAAAATTCCACATATGGGATGGAATCGGCTGGACATTCATCAAAAAAATCCAATATTGAACCATATCGAAGAGAACACCTATGTATATTTTGTGCATTCTTACTATGCAGCAGATGTGCCAAAAGAATATATTCTGGCAGAGACAGATTATAATATTGAAATCCCAGCGATGATTCAAAAAGAAAATATTGTGGGGGTACAGTTTCATCCGGAAAAAAGCAGTAAAAAAGGGTTGCAGATCATTAAAAATTTTGGGGAGTTGAGTAAATGCTGA
- the cls gene encoding cardiolipin synthase, whose protein sequence is MPDISKRSHKTLRILRKMLMPRTFFLMIALLGQMIILTGVISRFNQYFAQFYAFSLFLSLVVFLWVMNSQINPAYKIAWIIPILLFPIFGGLFYLFLGRSRMSRKVSQRMKAYEMATMKALMRQRSKSEDYLRQIEDSRQDAAIQARYINHYAGYPLYPEQYNQYLDAGEVKFEKLLEELEKAERYIFMEYFIIEEGLMWNRILEILKKKADAGVDVRLIYDDVGCLFTLPHGYDKKMEEMGIKCCIFNPLVPVLSLRQNNRDHRKITVIDGTVAFTGGINLADEYINKIEKFGHWKDTAILMKGESVWSFTVMFLSMWDYLRDVSENFEQFKPRQIPSKDQSREKETTSKGYIQPFADSPLDQEPVSETVYLNLIYRAQKYVYITTPYLILANEMVTALCAAAKGGVDVRIITPHKWDKRLVHAVTRTFYKALIQSGVKIYEYTPGFMHSKTFVVDDHYAVVGTINMDYRSLYLHFECGVWMFDTECIAEMKNDFTETLKVCQRVTMEEYRERKWYKVLTGSILRIFAPML, encoded by the coding sequence ATGCCTGACATTAGCAAGCGCTCTCATAAAACACTACGCATTCTTCGGAAAATGTTAATGCCAAGAACTTTTTTTTTGATGATTGCTTTATTGGGTCAAATGATTATTCTAACTGGTGTGATTAGTCGATTTAATCAATACTTCGCACAGTTTTATGCCTTTAGCTTATTTTTAAGCTTAGTTGTTTTTTTATGGGTAATGAACAGTCAAATAAATCCAGCTTATAAAATTGCCTGGATTATTCCGATATTGCTGTTTCCAATTTTCGGAGGATTATTTTACCTATTTTTAGGTAGAAGCAGAATGAGTCGCAAAGTTTCTCAGAGAATGAAAGCCTATGAAATGGCAACGATGAAGGCCTTGATGAGGCAACGAAGCAAATCAGAAGATTACCTTCGGCAAATCGAGGATTCGAGGCAGGATGCTGCAATACAGGCACGTTATATCAATCATTACGCAGGATATCCACTGTACCCGGAACAATATAATCAATACTTGGATGCGGGAGAAGTTAAATTTGAAAAACTTTTAGAAGAACTGGAAAAAGCAGAACGTTATATTTTTATGGAATACTTTATTATTGAAGAAGGGTTGATGTGGAATCGAATTTTAGAAATTCTTAAAAAAAAGGCAGACGCAGGTGTGGATGTGCGCCTTATTTATGATGACGTGGGTTGTTTGTTTACACTACCGCACGGTTATGATAAAAAAATGGAAGAAATGGGAATAAAATGCTGTATTTTTAATCCTTTGGTTCCTGTTTTATCCTTAAGACAAAACAATAGAGATCATCGGAAAATAACCGTTATTGATGGAACTGTAGCCTTTACAGGTGGAATTAATCTGGCTGATGAATACATTAATAAAATAGAAAAGTTTGGACACTGGAAGGATACGGCGATTCTGATGAAAGGTGAATCTGTATGGAGTTTTACGGTGATGTTTTTATCGATGTGGGACTATCTTAGAGATGTCAGTGAAAATTTTGAACAGTTTAAGCCACGCCAAATCCCATCGAAGGATCAATCAAGAGAAAAAGAAACGACGAGCAAAGGATATATTCAACCCTTTGCCGATAGTCCACTAGATCAGGAACCGGTTAGCGAAACCGTATACCTTAACTTAATTTACCGTGCGCAAAAATATGTATATATCACAACACCTTACCTTATTTTAGCTAATGAAATGGTGACAGCACTTTGTGCGGCAGCTAAAGGTGGCGTGGATGTCCGCATTATTACGCCTCATAAATGGGATAAACGGTTGGTTCATGCCGTAACGCGGACATTTTACAAAGCGTTAATTCAAAGTGGTGTTAAAATCTATGAATATACACCGGGGTTTATGCATTCCAAAACCTTTGTAGTAGATGACCATTATGCAGTAGTAGGCACGATTAACATGGATTACAGAAGCCTTTACCTGCATTTTGAATGTGGTGTTTGGATGTTTGATACGGAATGCATTGCTGAAATGAAAAATGATTTTACGGAAACCTTAAAAGTGTGCCAGAGAGTAACGATGGAAGAGTATAGGGAAAGAAAATGGTATAAAGTGTTAACAGGATCTATACTGCGGATCTTTGCTCCTATGCTTTAA
- the hisC gene encoding histidinol-phosphate transaminase, translated as MEKRKKVNIKQLLRKNIQKLEPYQVIAEVPAIKLDANENNWLAGCFQERLAEKIKNIPLHQYPDTNCLELRQKLAAVHGIKEENVLTGVGSDQIIAWLVQAFVGSEDRVTTMNPTFGMYGINTMMVGGKLIEIPLDEELQFQPEIFLKSILEEKPKLVFITNPNNPTGGVIEDYLLNKLLEEIPEDVVIVADEAYYEFYGKTLANRIAEHQNLIVLRTLSKAYGLAGARVGYALASQTMIDAVSRVKPPYHMSCLDQAAGLVCLDMMSEVKESLVNTVKWRQYLETFFSQLKQQGKDKTLKVFPSYTNFILLKTVHAEGLIEKLQENEISVRGYGKEGILANSLRVTVGTEVENRKLQQVIDAYYG; from the coding sequence ATGGAAAAAAGAAAAAAAGTAAATATAAAACAATTACTTCGGAAAAACATTCAGAAATTAGAACCATACCAGGTAATAGCAGAAGTTCCAGCGATTAAACTGGATGCTAATGAAAACAATTGGCTGGCTGGTTGTTTTCAGGAAAGATTGGCCGAGAAAATAAAGAACATTCCATTGCATCAATATCCAGATACAAATTGTTTGGAATTAAGGCAGAAGTTGGCAGCTGTTCATGGAATAAAAGAAGAAAATGTTTTGACCGGGGTTGGCTCTGATCAAATTATTGCTTGGTTGGTACAAGCTTTTGTCGGTTCGGAAGACCGTGTTACTACCATGAATCCAACCTTTGGAATGTATGGGATTAACACCATGATGGTGGGTGGAAAACTGATTGAAATTCCTTTAGATGAAGAGCTTCAATTTCAGCCAGAAATCTTTCTAAAATCAATTCTCGAGGAAAAACCTAAATTGGTGTTTATCACAAATCCTAACAATCCAACGGGTGGAGTTATTGAAGACTATTTGTTAAATAAATTACTGGAAGAGATACCGGAAGATGTTGTGATCGTTGCTGATGAAGCTTATTATGAATTTTATGGAAAAACCCTGGCGAATCGCATTGCAGAGCATCAGAATCTTATTGTTTTAAGAACCCTTTCAAAGGCATATGGACTGGCTGGAGCAAGGGTGGGCTATGCATTAGCGTCACAAACAATGATTGATGCGGTTTCTCGCGTGAAACCACCTTATCATATGAGTTGTTTAGATCAGGCAGCCGGATTGGTATGTTTAGATATGATGTCAGAAGTAAAAGAATCACTGGTTAATACAGTAAAATGGCGACAATATCTGGAAACCTTTTTTTCGCAGTTAAAACAACAAGGGAAAGATAAAACCTTAAAAGTATTTCCCTCCTATACAAACTTTATTTTACTGAAAACCGTTCATGCAGAAGGTTTGATAGAAAAGTTGCAAGAAAATGAGATTAGTGTTCGTGGATATGGCAAAGAAGGGATATTGGCAAACAGTCTAAGGGTGACGGTAGGAACTGAAGTGGAGAATCGGAAATTGCAACAGGTAATAGACGCATACTATGGGTAA
- the hisA gene encoding 1-(5-phosphoribosyl)-5-[(5-phosphoribosylamino)methylideneamino]imidazole-4-carboxamide isomerase — protein sequence MLIYPAIDIKNGKCVRLTQGMKEEETIYYHNPWKVALDWKSKGAGQLHVIDLDGAFGGKAGNIEAMKEIIDCVNIPVQIGGGIREEADVKRLIDMGVWRCILGTKALSDETMLKRLLKKYGEKIVVSVDAKDGKVAVEGWVKVENVDALEFAGKLQNLGLKTLVYTDIGRDGMLQGPNFEALKRLRETVEIEIIASGGVSSKEDLLQLKELGVDGAIVGKALYEGAMTLEEAGGAAL from the coding sequence ATGCTGATTTATCCGGCGATCGATATTAAAAATGGAAAGTGTGTAAGATTAACGCAAGGGATGAAGGAGGAAGAAACGATTTACTATCATAATCCCTGGAAAGTGGCTCTTGATTGGAAAAGCAAAGGAGCAGGACAACTCCATGTCATCGACCTTGATGGTGCCTTTGGCGGGAAAGCAGGAAATATAGAAGCCATGAAAGAAATTATTGATTGCGTGAATATTCCTGTTCAGATAGGCGGTGGAATAAGAGAAGAAGCTGATGTTAAAAGATTGATAGATATGGGCGTATGGCGATGCATTCTTGGAACAAAAGCCTTATCAGATGAAACAATGCTGAAAAGGCTATTGAAAAAATATGGTGAAAAGATCGTGGTATCTGTAGATGCAAAGGATGGAAAAGTGGCGGTAGAGGGCTGGGTCAAAGTTGAGAATGTGGATGCATTGGAGTTTGCTGGAAAACTCCAGAATCTGGGACTGAAAACCTTAGTATATACAGATATAGGGCGAGACGGAATGTTGCAGGGTCCTAATTTCGAAGCATTGAAAAGACTAAGGGAAACCGTTGAAATAGAAATCATTGCTTCTGGAGGCGTATCTTCGAAGGAAGATCTTTTGCAGCTAAAAGAACTGGGTGTTGATGGTGCTATTGTTGGTAAGGCGCTTTATGAAGGCGCCATGACATTGGAAGAAGCAGGAGGGGCGGCGTTATGA
- a CDS encoding EAL domain-containing protein, which yields MLNGREEKPKVEYQQLVKENDYLKENCEKYQLILEGANDGLWVWDLEKDEYEVSAKDRERYAFSQHEEKSNSIEEWKRLLHPQDRKKAQETLDCFLWFGEGIYESIYRLKGRDGKYYWVLSKGVACRNKSGKVIRLAGSHTDITQQIELDNKLYRLAYYDQLTRLANTEKLREIFEVEKEKANKDKQMALLYIDIDNFSYVNNTMGFRVGNEMIKQTACMLESYFGSEHYVARTSADEFIVLLQGYKTDDELKRQVDHFMEKVATQPFYVKRQPVILTFSVGVAVFNEHGNAYFDLLQKANTALFCAKRNGKDQCVIYHEEMESYAYNYIDKIQQIRYGIENQEFRVYYQPIIDAEKTILSGVEALVRWYHPYDGPISPGQFIPEAEQSGQIVQIEKWVVEEVFQQCQKWTEKEEMPTYVSINLSAKGLIEKNINQFLENLLSKYPIDPGSIEFEITETALLDQIDQTLKTLHDLKKQGFRLALDDFGTGYSSLNYLNRLPIDRIKLDKCFINTVEEQEKDRMMVEAIIQLSHKMGLKVVAEGVETESQQKALKNLKCDFMQGYYYGKPQPFNNWETYLTQWSFCLQSVLNGH from the coding sequence ATGCTCAATGGCAGGGAAGAAAAGCCGAAGGTTGAATACCAACAGCTAGTAAAAGAAAATGATTACCTGAAAGAAAATTGCGAAAAATACCAATTGATTTTAGAAGGTGCCAATGATGGCCTTTGGGTTTGGGATTTGGAAAAGGATGAATATGAGGTATCGGCTAAAGATAGGGAGCGATATGCCTTTAGTCAGCATGAAGAAAAAAGTAATAGCATTGAAGAGTGGAAAAGATTACTTCATCCACAGGATCGGAAAAAAGCACAAGAAACCCTAGATTGTTTTTTATGGTTTGGTGAAGGCATCTATGAAAGCATCTATCGGTTGAAGGGTAGGGATGGCAAATATTACTGGGTACTCAGTAAGGGTGTTGCCTGCCGGAATAAAAGTGGAAAAGTAATTCGGTTAGCAGGATCACATACCGATATAACGCAGCAGATCGAGTTGGATAATAAACTTTATCGATTGGCATATTACGATCAACTGACACGTCTGGCTAACACAGAGAAACTGAGGGAAATTTTTGAAGTTGAGAAAGAAAAGGCAAATAAGGATAAGCAAATGGCGCTTCTGTATATCGATATTGACAACTTTAGCTATGTTAACAATACGATGGGATTTCGTGTAGGGAATGAAATGATTAAACAAACAGCCTGTATGCTGGAAAGTTACTTTGGAAGTGAACATTATGTGGCAAGAACAAGTGCCGATGAATTTATTGTACTTCTTCAAGGTTACAAAACAGATGACGAGTTAAAGCGACAAGTTGATCATTTTATGGAAAAAGTTGCAACCCAACCCTTTTATGTCAAAAGACAGCCAGTGATACTGACTTTTAGCGTGGGAGTGGCGGTATTTAATGAACACGGAAATGCATATTTTGACTTACTGCAAAAAGCCAATACAGCATTATTTTGTGCGAAGCGTAATGGGAAAGATCAGTGCGTTATTTATCATGAAGAAATGGAATCCTACGCCTACAATTATATCGATAAAATTCAGCAGATACGTTACGGGATAGAAAACCAAGAGTTTCGGGTATATTATCAACCGATTATTGACGCTGAAAAAACGATATTATCAGGAGTAGAGGCTCTAGTACGATGGTACCATCCTTACGATGGGCCAATTTCTCCCGGCCAATTTATCCCTGAGGCAGAACAATCAGGTCAGATTGTTCAAATCGAAAAATGGGTAGTGGAGGAAGTGTTTCAGCAGTGTCAAAAATGGACAGAAAAAGAAGAAATGCCTACCTATGTGTCGATTAACCTTTCAGCCAAAGGGCTTATTGAAAAAAATATTAACCAGTTCCTGGAAAACTTACTGTCAAAATATCCGATAGATCCGGGAAGTATTGAGTTTGAAATTACAGAAACAGCTTTGCTGGATCAGATTGACCAGACATTAAAAACACTGCACGACCTAAAAAAGCAAGGCTTTCGGTTAGCTTTAGATGATTTTGGAACAGGATATTCTTCATTAAACTATTTGAACAGATTACCAATTGATCGGATAAAGCTGGATAAGTGTTTTATCAATACAGTTGAAGAACAGGAAAAAGACCGGATGATGGTGGAAGCAATTATTCAACTTTCTCACAAAATGGGTCTGAAAGTGGTTGCTGAAGGCGTAGAGACAGAGTCGCAACAAAAGGCTTTGAAAAATTTGAAGTGTGACTTTATGCAAGGCTATTACTATGGAAAGCCACAACCTTTTAATAACTGGGAAACCTATTTAACACAATGGAGTTTCTGTTTACAAAGTGTTCTTAATGGGCACTAG